One part of the Nymphaea colorata isolate Beijing-Zhang1983 chromosome 8, ASM883128v2, whole genome shotgun sequence genome encodes these proteins:
- the LOC116258619 gene encoding uncharacterized protein LOC116258619 isoform X1 gives MIDQFIKFIIRPPRAEYNPDQYLWETEFTLGGRKFRREDVELRNGRGHTLKCSHYVPSPIPENVALPCVIYCHGNSGCRADANEAAVVLLPSNITLFTLDFSGSGLSDGQYVSLGWHEKDDLKVVVSYLRNKKDVSCIGLWGRSMGAVTSLLYGADDPSIAGMVLDSAFSNLFDLMMELVDVYKIRLPKFTVKMGVQYMRHVIQRKAKFDIMNLNCAKVAPKTFIPALFGHAREDALIQPHHSDIIFNSYAGDKNIIKFEGDHNSARPQFYYDSVSIFFYHVLHPPQIPLPEQNKLEKYHNFGGLKIDAGMKESFLYEIIAGLRMVEADAGSSSSAPLLDVIRSKSISELFSDTGAFALRANDGGNMAMEMDGNDGNEDLQLQDKENEQSEECCSYSSSNHESWGRCSSLGGVSDEGPSSADCPRSTSSRHQAVLKVLATPLRKFHGKSELQPVKQKDFSTSKKPKRDKFEKWEAFSQRLISCIFKRVNIRRQQSRRDS, from the exons ATGATCGATCAGTTCATCAAATTCATAATTCGCCCTCCAAG GGCTGAATATAACCCAGATCAATATTTGTGGGAGACAGAATTCACTCTTGGAGGAAGAAAGTTCAGAAGGGAAGATGTTGAG CTCAGAAATGGAAGAGGTCATACATTAAAGTGCAGCCATTATGTTCCCTCACCAATTCCAGAAAATGTCGCTCTTCCTTGTGTGATTTACTGTCATGGAAACAG TGGTTGTAGAGCAGATGCAAATGAAGCAGCTGTAGTTTTACTTCCTTCAAATATCACGCTTTTTACTCTTGATTTTTCTGGTTCCGGGCTGTCTGATGGTCAATATGTTAGCCTTGGTTGGCATGAG AAAGATGATCTCAAAGTTGTAGTATCTTATCTACGAAACAAGAAAGATGTTTCGTGCATAGGCTTGTGGGGTCGATCAATGGGTGCTGTTACGAG CCTTCTTTATGGAGCAGATGATCCATCTATTGCCGGGATGGTGCTGGATAGTGCTTTTTCCAACTTATTTGATCTGATGATGGAACTAGTGGATGTTTACAAAATAAGGCTTCCAAAATTCACG GTTAAGATGGGTGTTCAATACATGAGGCATGTCATTCAAAGAAAGGCCAAGTTTGACATCATGAATCTCAATTGTGCTAAG GTTGCGCCTAAGACTTTTATACCTGCTTTGTTTGGACATGCTAGAGAGGATGCACTTATTCAACCACATCATTCTGACATAATTTTTAATTCCTATGCA GGAGATAAAAATATCATCAAGTTTGAGGGTGACCACAACTCTGCTCGACCACAGTTTTATTATGATTCAGTCTCCATATTCTTTTACCATGTTCTTCATCCCCCCCAAATTCCCTTACCTGAACAAAATAAGCTTGAGAAATATCATAATTTTGGGGGTTTGAAAATTGATGCTGGAATGAAAGAG AGCTTCTTGTATGAAATCATTGCTGGACTGCGGATGGTTGAGGCTGATGCAGGCAGCTCATCTTCTGCTCCTTTACTGGACG TTATTCGCTCAAAATCAATCAGTGAGCTCTTCTCTGATACTGGGGCTTTCGCACTTAGAGCAAATGACGGG GGCAATATGGCCATGGAAATGGATGGAAATGACGGAAATGAGGATCTGCAGTTACAG GACAAGGAAAATGAGCAGAGCGAAGAATGCTGCTCTTACTCTAGTTCAAATCACGAGAGCTGGGGGCGATGTTCCTCTCTAGGCGGAGTGAGTGACGAGGGGCCATCCTCTGCAGATTGTCCGAGGAGTACCTCCAGTAGACACCAG GCTGTTTTGAAGGTACTTGCAACTCCTCTCCGCAAATTCCATGGCAAATCTGAGTTGCAGCCGGTTAAACAAAAGGACTTTTCCACTTCTAAGAAGCCCAAGCGCGATAAGTTTGAGAAATGGGAGGCTTTTAGTCAGCGGTTGATATCATGCATATTTAAGCGTGTGAACATTAGAAGGCAACAAAGTCGACGGGATTCGTGA
- the LOC116259426 gene encoding uncharacterized protein At3g52155, chloroplastic, which yields MACVCKQPPTIPFSNFLHHPSPPSPRTTLVRCGYPRKPSGSATTRSLVIEPVEGEAAEERRSVTRRLILLRHAESSWEDRSLRDHDRPLSKAGRAAAISVSQKLQQINWVPELVLSSDAARTRETLKIMQEHVREFSEAQVYFMSSFYSVAAMDGQTAEHLQKAICKFSRNDILTVMCMGHNRGWEEAASMFSGALVELKTSNAALLEASGRSWEEAFSSAGLGGWNLTGIVKPDDDL from the exons ATGGCCTGCGTCTGTAAGCAGCCACCGACCATCCCCTTCTCGAATTTTCTGCATCACCCATCGCCCCCCTCGCCGAGAACCACTCTGGTACGTTGTGGGTACCCCAGGAAACCTTCCGGCTCCGCGACCACTCGGTCGCTCGTCATCGAACCGGTCGAAGGCGAGGCGGCCGAGGAGAGGAGATCCGTCACCCGTCGCCTGATCTTGCTTCGGCACGCCGAGAGCTCATGGGAGGATCGGTCTCTGAGAG ATCATGATCGTCCATTGAGTAAAGCTGGACGTGCTGCTGCTATTAGTGTTTCTCAAAAGCTTCAACAGATAAATTGGGTACCTGAACTTGTTTTATCTAG TGATGCAGCTCGGACAAGGGAAACACTCAAAATTATGCAAGAGCATGTGAGGGAATTTTCAGAAGCACAGGTCTATTTTATGTCAAGCTTCTATTCTGTAGCTGCCATGGATGGACAAACTGCTGAGCACCTTCAGAAGGCCATCTGCAAATTTTCGCGAAATGATATACTAACGGTCAT GTGCATGGGGCATAATAGGGGTTGGGAAGAGGCAGCATCGATGTTCTCTGGTGCCTTGGTAGAACTGAAAACATCCAATGCTGCGTTACTGGAAGCTTCTGGGAGATCCTGGGAGGAG GCATTTTCTTCAGCTGGCCTTGGTGGCTGGAATCTCACGGGCATAGTCAAACCAGATGATGATCTGTAA
- the LOC116258619 gene encoding uncharacterized protein LOC116258619 isoform X2 — translation MLRQLRNGRGHTLKCSHYVPSPIPENVALPCVIYCHGNSGCRADANEAAVVLLPSNITLFTLDFSGSGLSDGQYVSLGWHEKDDLKVVVSYLRNKKDVSCIGLWGRSMGAVTSLLYGADDPSIAGMVLDSAFSNLFDLMMELVDVYKIRLPKFTVKMGVQYMRHVIQRKAKFDIMNLNCAKVAPKTFIPALFGHAREDALIQPHHSDIIFNSYAGDKNIIKFEGDHNSARPQFYYDSVSIFFYHVLHPPQIPLPEQNKLEKYHNFGGLKIDAGMKESFLYEIIAGLRMVEADAGSSSSAPLLDVIRSKSISELFSDTGAFALRANDGGNMAMEMDGNDGNEDLQLQDKENEQSEECCSYSSSNHESWGRCSSLGGVSDEGPSSADCPRSTSSRHQAVLKVLATPLRKFHGKSELQPVKQKDFSTSKKPKRDKFEKWEAFSQRLISCIFKRVNIRRQQSRRDS, via the exons ATGTTGAGGCAA CTCAGAAATGGAAGAGGTCATACATTAAAGTGCAGCCATTATGTTCCCTCACCAATTCCAGAAAATGTCGCTCTTCCTTGTGTGATTTACTGTCATGGAAACAG TGGTTGTAGAGCAGATGCAAATGAAGCAGCTGTAGTTTTACTTCCTTCAAATATCACGCTTTTTACTCTTGATTTTTCTGGTTCCGGGCTGTCTGATGGTCAATATGTTAGCCTTGGTTGGCATGAG AAAGATGATCTCAAAGTTGTAGTATCTTATCTACGAAACAAGAAAGATGTTTCGTGCATAGGCTTGTGGGGTCGATCAATGGGTGCTGTTACGAG CCTTCTTTATGGAGCAGATGATCCATCTATTGCCGGGATGGTGCTGGATAGTGCTTTTTCCAACTTATTTGATCTGATGATGGAACTAGTGGATGTTTACAAAATAAGGCTTCCAAAATTCACG GTTAAGATGGGTGTTCAATACATGAGGCATGTCATTCAAAGAAAGGCCAAGTTTGACATCATGAATCTCAATTGTGCTAAG GTTGCGCCTAAGACTTTTATACCTGCTTTGTTTGGACATGCTAGAGAGGATGCACTTATTCAACCACATCATTCTGACATAATTTTTAATTCCTATGCA GGAGATAAAAATATCATCAAGTTTGAGGGTGACCACAACTCTGCTCGACCACAGTTTTATTATGATTCAGTCTCCATATTCTTTTACCATGTTCTTCATCCCCCCCAAATTCCCTTACCTGAACAAAATAAGCTTGAGAAATATCATAATTTTGGGGGTTTGAAAATTGATGCTGGAATGAAAGAG AGCTTCTTGTATGAAATCATTGCTGGACTGCGGATGGTTGAGGCTGATGCAGGCAGCTCATCTTCTGCTCCTTTACTGGACG TTATTCGCTCAAAATCAATCAGTGAGCTCTTCTCTGATACTGGGGCTTTCGCACTTAGAGCAAATGACGGG GGCAATATGGCCATGGAAATGGATGGAAATGACGGAAATGAGGATCTGCAGTTACAG GACAAGGAAAATGAGCAGAGCGAAGAATGCTGCTCTTACTCTAGTTCAAATCACGAGAGCTGGGGGCGATGTTCCTCTCTAGGCGGAGTGAGTGACGAGGGGCCATCCTCTGCAGATTGTCCGAGGAGTACCTCCAGTAGACACCAG GCTGTTTTGAAGGTACTTGCAACTCCTCTCCGCAAATTCCATGGCAAATCTGAGTTGCAGCCGGTTAAACAAAAGGACTTTTCCACTTCTAAGAAGCCCAAGCGCGATAAGTTTGAGAAATGGGAGGCTTTTAGTCAGCGGTTGATATCATGCATATTTAAGCGTGTGAACATTAGAAGGCAACAAAGTCGACGGGATTCGTGA